The Ornithodoros turicata isolate Travis chromosome 7, ASM3712646v1, whole genome shotgun sequence genome includes a region encoding these proteins:
- the LOC135401681 gene encoding serine/arginine-rich splicing factor 6-like isoform X2, with amino-acid sequence MTRVYVGHLSYRTRERDLERFFRGFGKIREVLLKNGFGFVEFDDYRDADDAVYELNGRELDGERIVVELAHGTARRSTASRSSWVDKYGPPTRTDYRVVIENLSTRISWQDLKDRMRKVGDVTYADAHRRRKNEGVVEFASYNEMRRAIEKLDGTELNGRRIRIYEEKTHKRSRSRSASRSRRRKSRSHSRERRSRRSRSGSRRRKSRTRSPVKRRRSRTRSRSRSPKQQSRSRSRSPKRRSRSPSRSRSVSQRRSSRSGSRHSPRHTRSPKRSRSPKQIPERSPERSQSPESNHSPKKSVSPERSPKRSRSPRRSRSSQRSRSPRKSRSSQRSRSPQRSRSPRKSRSPQRSRSPRKSRSPQRSRSPRKSRSASRNDKSPKRSSRSRSPKAESPRLKRRISRSPLRSRSPQPRSPKRSRSDSKAKKKSSKRRAASRERGSGDRSPSHSSRSRSKSTKHTKVSSPSPQRTTSRSRRKSPSRDRSPSVKREAKQESRSRSPTPRKERASRSRSDTPKRESRSRSHSRDSSRSGSVHVNGLD; translated from the exons ATGACGAGGGTGTACGTGGGTCACTTGAGCTACAGAACTCGGGAACGGGACCTGGAGCGTTTCTTTCGTGGCTTCGGGAAAATCCGGGAGGTGCTGCTCAAGAACGGCTTCGGCTTTGTT GAATTCGACGATTACCGCGACGCGGACGACGCTGTGTATGAGCTGAATGGCAGGGAACTCGACGGAGAAAG aATTGTGGTTGAACTTGCCCATGGAACTGCACGGCGCTCTACTGCTTCTCGCAGCAGCTGGGTTGACAA GTACGGACCTCCGACCCGGACAGATTACAGAGTCGTCATCGAGAACCTGAGCACGCGCATCAGCTGGCAG GACCTGAAAGATCGCATGCGGAAAGTCGGGGACGTCACTTACGCCGATGCCCACCGGAGGAGGAAGAACGAAGG CGTGGTGGAGTTTGCTTCCTACAATGAAATGCGCAGGGCCATTGAAAAGCTAGACGGCACTGAACTGAACGGACGGCGTATCAGGATCTACGAAGAAAAAACCCACAAAAG ATCACGAAGCCGTTCTGCCAGCAGGTCCCGGCGACGCAAGTCGCGCTCCCACTCCCGGGAGCGCCGCTCGAGGCGTTCCAGGTCGGGATCTCGGCGTCGCAAAAGCCGGACGCGATCACCCGTGAAGCGCCGCCGGTCGCGCACTCGCAGCCGCTCACGATCGCCGAAACAGCAATCTCGCAGCCGCTCAAGGTCCCCCAAACGGCGCAGTCGCAGCCCATCCCGGTCACGCAGCGTATCCCAACGCCGTTCCAGTCGTAGCGGGTCCCGTCACAGTCCCAGACACACCCGTAGCCCCAAGAGGAGTCGCAGCCCAAAGCAGATTCCCGAACGAAGTCCGGAGCGGAGTCAAAGTCCAGAAAGTAACCACAGTCCCAAGAAAAGTGTCAGCCCAGAAAGAAGCCCAAAGAGAAGCCGTAGCCCAAGAAGAAGCCGGAGCTCGCAACGGAGCCGTAGCCCACGGAAGAGCCGCAGCTCACAGCGGAGCCGTAGCCCTCAAAGGAGCCGTAGCCCGCGGAAGAGTCGCAGCCCTCAAAGGAGCCGTAGCCCGCGGAAGAGTCGCAGCCCTCAAAGGAGCCGTAGCCCGCGGAAAAGTCGCAGCGCCTCGAGGAATGACAAATCTCCGAAGAGGTCTAGCCGTTCGAGGAGTCCGAAGGCAGAGAGCCCCAGGTTGAAGAGGCGTATCAGTCGTTCGCCACTGCGTTCAAG GTCTCCTCAACCAAGGTCACCAAAACGCAGTCGCTCAGACTCAAAAGCCAAGAAGAAGTCCTCTAAACGTAGGGCAGCATCCAGGGAGCGTGGATCTGGAGACCGCAGCCCATCGCACAGTTCCCGAAGTCGCAGCAAGTCTACAAAGCACACCAAGGTATCATCCCCCTCACCGCAACGCACCACCAGCCGGAGCCGAAGGAAGTCGCCGTCGCGAGACAGGTCACCTTCCGTCAAGAGAGAGGCAAAGCAGGAGAGCAGATCGAGGTCACCGACCCCACGCAAAGAACGAGCCAGCCGGTCTAGATCGGATACTCCAAAGCGCGAGAGCCGTAGCCGCAGCCATAGCCGCGACTCTTCCAGAAGCGGCAGTGTGCATGTGAATGGTCTAGATTGA
- the LOC135401683 gene encoding mitochondrial coenzyme A diphosphatase NUDT8-like, with the protein MQRITVQHIGRRSVHGGSIADALSASNLESCLKNLQNASIGPPKTGKEVVKLRSAVLVSFCTTQGNKPSLLFNLRSNRLPRHKGYVCFPGGMQDEDDAHAIDTALRETEEELGIARKDVRVVGVAPPLYNPMDQLSITAVIGVLHEGSDIDIQRDLVINEAEVQLAFTRTLEELCELKNLRWTQFRKRYGGYSIPVFVAGQYKIWGLTAIILNAVLRALLPGQYVHRTRYGLLNPKYYKVS; encoded by the coding sequence ATGCAGAGGATTACCGTACAACATATCGGTCGCCGTTCCGTACATGGCGGGAGCATCGCGGATGCCCTCTCCGCGTCCAACCTGGAAAGCTGTCTCAAGAATCTGCAGAACGCATCGATAGGTCCTCCGAAGACTGGCAAGGAGGTCGTTAAGTTACGTTCGGCTGTTCTGGTCTCGTTTTGTACGACTCAAGGGAACAAACCGTCCTTATTGTTCAACCTTCGGTCGAATAGGCTCCCCCGTCATAAAGGCTACGTGTGCTTCCCTGGAGGGATGCAAGATGAAGACGATGCCCATGCTATCGACACAGCTCTGAGAGAGACGGAGGAGGAGCTCGGCATAGCGAGAAAAGACGTCAGGGTGGTCGGGGTTGCACCTCCGCTGTACAACCCCATGGACCAGCTGAGCATCACGGCGGTGATTGGCGTGCTTCACGAAGGTTCGGACATCGACATCCAAAGGGACCTCGTCATAAACGAAGCGGAAGTGCAGTTGGCGTTCACGCGGACGTTGGAAGAATTATGCGAACTGAAGAATCTAAGGTGGACGCAGTTTAGGAAGCGTTACGGCGGCTATTCGATTCCGGTGTTTGTAGCCGGCCAGTATAAGATTTGGGGTCTGACCGCGATCATACTGAATGCGGTGCTCCGAGCACTTTTACCGGGTCAGTATGTACACAGAACAAGATACGGTTTGTTAAATCCGAAATACTATAAGGTCTCATGA
- the LOC135401681 gene encoding serine/arginine-rich splicing factor 6-like isoform X1, translating to MTRVYVGHLSYRTRERDLERFFRGFGKIREVLLKNGFGFVEFDDYRDADDAVYELNGRELDGERIVVELAHGTARRSTASRSSWVDNSGPASARYGPPTRTDYRVVIENLSTRISWQDLKDRMRKVGDVTYADAHRRRKNEGVVEFASYNEMRRAIEKLDGTELNGRRIRIYEEKTHKRSRSRSASRSRRRKSRSHSRERRSRRSRSGSRRRKSRTRSPVKRRRSRTRSRSRSPKQQSRSRSRSPKRRSRSPSRSRSVSQRRSSRSGSRHSPRHTRSPKRSRSPKQIPERSPERSQSPESNHSPKKSVSPERSPKRSRSPRRSRSSQRSRSPRKSRSSQRSRSPQRSRSPRKSRSPQRSRSPRKSRSPQRSRSPRKSRSASRNDKSPKRSSRSRSPKAESPRLKRRISRSPLRSRSPQPRSPKRSRSDSKAKKKSSKRRAASRERGSGDRSPSHSSRSRSKSTKHTKVSSPSPQRTTSRSRRKSPSRDRSPSVKREAKQESRSRSPTPRKERASRSRSDTPKRESRSRSHSRDSSRSGSVHVNGLD from the exons ATGACGAGGGTGTACGTGGGTCACTTGAGCTACAGAACTCGGGAACGGGACCTGGAGCGTTTCTTTCGTGGCTTCGGGAAAATCCGGGAGGTGCTGCTCAAGAACGGCTTCGGCTTTGTT GAATTCGACGATTACCGCGACGCGGACGACGCTGTGTATGAGCTGAATGGCAGGGAACTCGACGGAGAAAG aATTGTGGTTGAACTTGCCCATGGAACTGCACGGCGCTCTACTGCTTCTCGCAGCAGCTGGGTTGACAA TTCTGGCCCTGCCTCTGCTAGGTACGGACCTCCGACCCGGACAGATTACAGAGTCGTCATCGAGAACCTGAGCACGCGCATCAGCTGGCAG GACCTGAAAGATCGCATGCGGAAAGTCGGGGACGTCACTTACGCCGATGCCCACCGGAGGAGGAAGAACGAAGG CGTGGTGGAGTTTGCTTCCTACAATGAAATGCGCAGGGCCATTGAAAAGCTAGACGGCACTGAACTGAACGGACGGCGTATCAGGATCTACGAAGAAAAAACCCACAAAAG ATCACGAAGCCGTTCTGCCAGCAGGTCCCGGCGACGCAAGTCGCGCTCCCACTCCCGGGAGCGCCGCTCGAGGCGTTCCAGGTCGGGATCTCGGCGTCGCAAAAGCCGGACGCGATCACCCGTGAAGCGCCGCCGGTCGCGCACTCGCAGCCGCTCACGATCGCCGAAACAGCAATCTCGCAGCCGCTCAAGGTCCCCCAAACGGCGCAGTCGCAGCCCATCCCGGTCACGCAGCGTATCCCAACGCCGTTCCAGTCGTAGCGGGTCCCGTCACAGTCCCAGACACACCCGTAGCCCCAAGAGGAGTCGCAGCCCAAAGCAGATTCCCGAACGAAGTCCGGAGCGGAGTCAAAGTCCAGAAAGTAACCACAGTCCCAAGAAAAGTGTCAGCCCAGAAAGAAGCCCAAAGAGAAGCCGTAGCCCAAGAAGAAGCCGGAGCTCGCAACGGAGCCGTAGCCCACGGAAGAGCCGCAGCTCACAGCGGAGCCGTAGCCCTCAAAGGAGCCGTAGCCCGCGGAAGAGTCGCAGCCCTCAAAGGAGCCGTAGCCCGCGGAAGAGTCGCAGCCCTCAAAGGAGCCGTAGCCCGCGGAAAAGTCGCAGCGCCTCGAGGAATGACAAATCTCCGAAGAGGTCTAGCCGTTCGAGGAGTCCGAAGGCAGAGAGCCCCAGGTTGAAGAGGCGTATCAGTCGTTCGCCACTGCGTTCAAG GTCTCCTCAACCAAGGTCACCAAAACGCAGTCGCTCAGACTCAAAAGCCAAGAAGAAGTCCTCTAAACGTAGGGCAGCATCCAGGGAGCGTGGATCTGGAGACCGCAGCCCATCGCACAGTTCCCGAAGTCGCAGCAAGTCTACAAAGCACACCAAGGTATCATCCCCCTCACCGCAACGCACCACCAGCCGGAGCCGAAGGAAGTCGCCGTCGCGAGACAGGTCACCTTCCGTCAAGAGAGAGGCAAAGCAGGAGAGCAGATCGAGGTCACCGACCCCACGCAAAGAACGAGCCAGCCGGTCTAGATCGGATACTCCAAAGCGCGAGAGCCGTAGCCGCAGCCATAGCCGCGACTCTTCCAGAAGCGGCAGTGTGCATGTGAATGGTCTAGATTGA
- the LOC135401680 gene encoding protein sel-1 homolog 1-like encodes MRCLRGRWGFALVLLLLSSAAQLSASDADSEEAPNENKGEEEKTQSTLQAPPSSVTLPPLRERESKTGSQPDSSTDEHRPQPRFDSVTRDPRRDSEVTENDPAPSSSATPLKEPENERKRSESSTADYKQRSRFEPTSKDAVHDPSKDNPTVDAVEEGSMSSAGGDLTSSSAAIAEPPLTEEEKKANAFYDAAMGILNATRPDKKRAYESLEQAANLGHVEAQELVGRAYLFGDVLQQNIHRAKELFEALAAKGVPSGQMFLGFLYSIGLGVDSSQAKALVYYTFSALGGNPFAQMALGYRYWYGTGVLTSCESALTYYRKVAKVVEEDVNKGGTSVIQRVRLLDELENPGSSSGLLDDDLIQYYQFLADKGDVQAQVGLGQLHYQGGRGVEQDHSRALSYFTQAANTGNANAMAFLGKMFLEGGSVVPQNNDTALKYFSMAADKGNAVGQSGLGLMYLHGKGVSKDYSKAFKYFSLAANQGWVDGQLQLGNMFYGGMGVPRDYKMAIKYYTLASQSGHVLAFYNLAQMHATGTGTVRSCNTAVELFKNVAERGRWSEKLMQAYTDYREGRVNEAFVKYAFLAELGYEVAQSNAAFILDRAETNHFPKNETFAWALLYWNRAATQGYSVARVKLGDYHYYGYGTNIDYETAATHYRLASEQQHNAQAMFNLGYMHEQGLGMKKDIHLAKRYYDMAAETSADAQVPVALALVKLALLYSFQYFKEQQQQWDKVLPKVSPSQVLGPDWDLYVMTVMAILLGVLLYFRRV; translated from the exons ATGCGCTGCCTGAGGGGACGGTGGGGTTTTGCGCTGGTGCTCCTACTGCTGAGCAgtgcagcccagttgtcggcaAGTGATGCAGATTCAGAGGAAGCACCCAATGAAAATAAAGGGGAAGAGGAAAAAACGCAGTCCACTTTACAG GCACCGCCTTCGTCAGTGACGTTGCCACCGCTACGGGAACGGGAAAGCAAAACCGGTTCGCAACCCGATTCATCGACCGACGAACACAGGCCACAGCCACGTTTCGATTCCGTCACCAGAGACCCCCGTCGCGATTCCGAGGTCACCGAGAATGACCCG GCACCCTCTTCGTCGGCGACACCGCTGAAAGAGCCGGAAAACGAGAGGAAACGATCGGAATCGTCAACCGCCGATTATAAACAACGGTCACGTTTTGAACCGACCAGCAAGGATGCCGTTCACGATCCTTCCAAGGACAATCCG ACAGTTGATGCGGTGGAAGAAGGCAGCATGTCCAGCGCCGGTGGCGATTTGACAAGTTCATCCGCCGCTATCGCGGAGCCTCCGTTGAcggaggaagaaaagaaag CAAACGCATTCTATGACGCGGCCATGGGGATTCTGAATGCCACGAGACCCGACAAAAAGAG AGCATACGAAAGTCTCGAACAGGCAGCCAATCTTGGCCACGTGGAGGCCCAGGAGTTGGTTGGGAGGGCGTACCTTTTTGGAGATGTCTTGCAGCAGAACATTCACAGAGCCAAGGAACTGTTTGAAGCTTTGGCAGCGAAAGGTGTTCCGTCCGGACAAATG TTCCTTGGCTTCCTCTATTCGATAGGCCTGGGCGTTGACTCGAGTCAAGCTAAG GCACTCGTGTACTATACCTTCAGTGCACTTGGCGGGAACCCATTCGCGCAAATGGCTTTG GGATATCGCTACTGGTACGGAACGGGCGTTCTTACCAGCTGCGAATCTGCCCTCACGTATTATCGTAAAGTGGCGAAAGTTG TCGAAGAAGACGTCAACAAAGGCGGAACGAGCGTGATTCAGAGAGTTCGACTTCTCGACGAGCTGGAGAACCCGGGTTCCAGTTCGGGGCTTCTGGATGACGACCTCATTCAGTACTACCAGTTCTTAGCAGATAAAGGTGACGTCCAGGCGCAG GTTGGACTGGGCCAACTGCATTATCAGGGTGGCCGTGGTGTCGAACAGGACCACTCGAGGGCGCTGAGCTATTTCACTCAGGCGGCCAACACTGGCAACGCAAACGCTATGGCGTTTTTGGGCAAGATGTTCCTGGAGGGTGGCTCTGTGGTGCCCCAGAACAACGACACTGCGCTCAAGTATTTCTCCATGGCTGCGGACAAG GGCAATGCAGTGGGGCAGAGCGGTCTGGGACTGATGTACCTTCACGGGAAAGGAGTTTCTAAG GACTATTCCAAGGCCTTCAAGTACTTCTCCCTTGCCGCCAACCAAGGCTGGGTGGATGGGCAGCTTCAGCTGGGGAACATGTTTTACG GTGGCATGGGGGTTCCTCGTGACTACAAAATGGCCATCAAGTACTACACCTTGGCCTCGCAGTCGGGTCATGTGTTGGCGTTCTACAATTTGGCCCAGATGCACGCCACGGGAACCGGGACGGTGCGCTCTTGCAACACTGCTGTGGAG TTGTTCAAGAACGTGGCGGAACGTGGTCGTTGGAGTGAGAAGCTGATGCAGGCCTACACAGACTACAGGGAAGGACGTGTCAACGAGGCCTTCGTCAAGTATGCTTTCCTTGCGGAGTTAGGCTATGAAGTGGCGCAGAGTAACGCCGCCTTCATCCTGGATAGGG CAGAGACTAACCACTTCCCGAAGAATGAAACGTTTGCCTGGGCTCTGCTCTACTGGAACAGGGCTGCAACCCAAG GATACTCTGTGGCACGGGTAAAATTGGGGGACTACCACTACTACGGTTATGGCACCAACATAGACTACGAAACGGCAGCCACGCACTATCGCCTGGCCTCGGAGCAGCAACACAATGCACAGGCCATGTTCAACCTGGGATACATGCACGAGCAGGGACTGGGAATGAAGAAA GATATCCACCTGGCCAAGAGGTACTACGACATGGCTGCCGAGACAAGCGCCGATGCTCAAGTTCCGGTGGCACTAGCGCTTGTCAAACTAGCACTTCTGTATAGCTTTCAATATTTCAAAGAG cagcagcagcagtgggACAAGGTGTTGCCAAAGGTGAGCCCCAGTCAAGTCCTGGGGCCCGACTGGGACCTCTACGTCATGACCGTAATGGCCATACTCTTAGGCGTGCTCCTCTACTTTCGGCGTGTCTAG